CGAAATCGAGATTGTCTGGCCCTTGTGCGTCCGCTTCAGGAGCCACTTTTTCAGGTTGATAGCCTTGTTCTGATTGAACAGCGCATAGTCTTCGTGGCGAACGAAATCCTCATACAAGTAGACAGCCTTCTCAACACAAAGGACTGTCGATTCGGCCAGCCCTTCTGCCTCTCGCAGCCGCCTCAGATACCTCCGCTTGATCTTTTCATTCTTGCTGCTAATCCGTGCCACAATCTTCTCCTTCCAAGTCAGTGTTTACGGTAGCCTTGCGGTCTCTACTTAATCTTGATTGACCTTGCTTCAGCTTCCGCACCCAAACCGACTCAGCGACCTTCCGGCGGGTAGAAAACCGGGTCATCTGACACTCGCATTCTGTACAGACTCCCTTGATCATAACCGAAACGTCAACCTTACCCATCCTCCTGCCGGTGTCCACAATGTGAAGATCGTTCGGGCGAGATGTCCGGGCCGCTCGGCATCTCGGACAGCGAAACTCATCCTCCTT
This region of Candidatus Zixiibacteriota bacterium genomic DNA includes:
- a CDS encoding helix-turn-helix domain-containing protein, with the translated sequence MKKKTKKKRNHNIRLIRKRRSYTMSELAELLHVHVRTVQSWHKQGMTPIDPDDRPLLFIGAEVQRFLSQRQQARKCPLKEDEFRCPRCRAARTSRPNDLHIVDTGRRMGKVDVSVMIKGVCTECECQMTRFSTRRKVAESVWVRKLKQGQSRLSRDRKATVNTDLEGEDCGTD